A stretch of the Tardiphaga sp. 709 genome encodes the following:
- a CDS encoding iron-sulfur cluster assembly scaffold protein, with amino-acid sequence MLNDIYNKRIIELAGNIPRLGRLPAPDASATAHSKLCGSTVKIDLMMDADVVTDFAHDVKACALGQASSSIMASHVVGSTAEELRALRETVRKMLKENGAPPSGGKWADIALLEPVRDYKARHASTLLTFDAVVDAIGQIEAKSNAGASQPTPA; translated from the coding sequence ATGCTGAACGACATCTATAACAAGCGCATCATCGAGCTCGCCGGTAACATTCCCCGGCTGGGCCGCCTCCCTGCCCCCGATGCGTCAGCCACCGCCCATTCCAAGCTTTGCGGATCGACCGTCAAGATCGACCTCATGATGGATGCCGATGTGGTCACCGACTTCGCCCATGACGTGAAGGCCTGCGCGCTTGGCCAGGCCTCATCGTCGATCATGGCAAGTCATGTGGTCGGCTCGACTGCCGAAGAATTGCGTGCGCTGCGTGAGACCGTGCGCAAGATGCTGAAGGAAAACGGCGCACCACCATCGGGCGGAAAGTGGGCGGATATCGCCCTGCTCGAACCGGTGCGCGACTACAAGGCGCGCCACGCCTCAACCCTCCTCACATTCGATGCGGTCGTGGACGCCATCGGGCAGATTGAAGCCAAGTCAAACGCCGGAGCCAGCCAGCCGACGCCGGCGTAA
- the yidD gene encoding membrane protein insertion efficiency factor YidD translates to MKHSSMCPNCVGTIQRLPRNAGRGMIWIYRHTLSPLVGYNCRHLPTCSVYGDEAIERYGLWAGGWMTLARLLRCQPWGTSGIDNVPAKLSPDARWYTPWRYARWRGVNDSAS, encoded by the coding sequence ATGAAACATTCATCCATGTGCCCGAACTGCGTCGGTACTATTCAACGGCTGCCACGCAACGCCGGTCGCGGCATGATCTGGATATACCGCCACACGCTGTCGCCGTTGGTCGGATACAATTGCCGTCACCTCCCGACCTGCTCGGTCTATGGCGACGAAGCGATCGAACGCTACGGATTGTGGGCCGGCGGCTGGATGACACTGGCCCGGCTGCTCCGCTGCCAGCCATGGGGCACTTCGGGTATCGATAACGTGCCGGCCAAGCTGTCGCCCGATGCCCGTTGGTATACACCGTGGCGCTACGCGCGTTGGCGCGGTGTCAATGACAGCGCAAGCTAG
- a CDS encoding DUF3574 domain-containing protein, with protein MPRHIRQLFSACVATLTISVLMSGCASLPPSCLLPSRMMVSVEMIFGRNIGDRPGISESAFANFVAREITPRFPDGLTVIDGDGQWRDGVRNVDVRERAKVVLITFADGAQKRADLVAIAESYKRQFSQQSVLTKVGNACVSF; from the coding sequence GTGCCGCGACATATCCGCCAACTGTTTTCTGCATGCGTTGCTACATTAACGATCAGCGTATTGATGAGCGGCTGTGCATCGCTGCCACCATCGTGCCTGCTGCCGTCGCGCATGATGGTGTCCGTGGAGATGATCTTCGGCCGCAACATTGGCGATCGGCCTGGTATCAGCGAATCTGCATTTGCAAATTTCGTCGCAAGGGAAATCACGCCGCGCTTTCCCGATGGTCTCACTGTCATCGATGGAGACGGGCAGTGGCGCGACGGCGTGCGTAATGTTGATGTTCGCGAAAGGGCAAAGGTCGTTCTGATCACCTTCGCCGACGGCGCTCAGAAACGTGCCGATCTCGTTGCCATCGCGGAAAGCTATAAGCGGCAGTTCAGTCAGCAGTCCGTGCTCACGAAAGTCGGCAATGCCTGCGTAAGCTTCTAG
- a CDS encoding GrlR family regulatory protein, with product MEDGLYEVHFHTIHGTGTGVVYAIGGKLRGGNSAFAFMGNYQNRGETISVKVSSKRYNPDQTFKSVFGFEGVTLALTGRVNGDLLDFEGSALQLPGVPFKAQLTRICD from the coding sequence GTGGAAGACGGCCTATACGAAGTACATTTTCATACTATTCATGGCACCGGGACCGGCGTCGTCTATGCAATCGGCGGTAAGCTACGCGGCGGCAACTCCGCTTTCGCCTTCATGGGCAACTATCAAAACAGAGGCGAGACCATCTCTGTCAAGGTGTCATCGAAACGCTACAACCCGGATCAGACCTTCAAGTCGGTGTTCGGCTTTGAAGGTGTCACACTGGCATTGACCGGCCGCGTCAATGGCGACCTGCTCGATTTCGAAGGCAGTGCGCTGCAATTGCCCGGCGTGCCGTTCAAGGCGCAACTGACCCGCATCTGCGACTAA
- a CDS encoding MFS transporter — protein MIGNFVTGIGLIGPTAMLGELSAGLGVTIREAGLLITFGAVMLCICSPLMSWLTSRIERRHLLLFIIAVVAAANLASAFAPNFAVLLAIRLVMCIAAAPYTPQAAGAVGMLVPPDKRGSSVAYVFLGWTLAAAVGLPLVTFIASRYGWREVYASVGVMSCLSFMLLAWRLPRGLFGAPVDLSTWSSLARNRLVVLLLIITTLQLSGQFAIFTFMAPLLERLAGAGHDAAASVFAIYGVCGFLGIMTATRIVDGWGALNTSILSTSLALAGITVWTLGAGHLPVMALGVAIWGLGFGAITSMQQVRLIMAAPSAGAASVSLNTSMLYVGQAIGSGIGGALFAGGYFHASGFVAMGFLTTALVAIAFSRKMSGRVA, from the coding sequence ATGATCGGCAATTTTGTCACCGGCATTGGCCTGATAGGCCCGACGGCGATGCTTGGCGAGTTGTCGGCGGGGCTGGGTGTCACCATCCGCGAGGCGGGGCTTTTGATCACCTTCGGCGCAGTGATGCTGTGCATCTGCTCGCCCCTGATGTCGTGGCTGACCAGCCGGATCGAACGGCGGCATCTGTTGCTGTTTATCATCGCGGTGGTAGCGGCCGCCAATCTCGCATCGGCCTTCGCGCCGAATTTTGCCGTGCTGCTGGCGATCCGCCTGGTGATGTGCATCGCTGCCGCGCCCTATACACCGCAGGCCGCGGGCGCGGTCGGGATGCTGGTGCCTCCGGACAAGCGTGGCAGCAGCGTTGCCTATGTGTTTCTCGGCTGGACGCTGGCGGCTGCGGTCGGTCTGCCGCTGGTGACCTTCATTGCCAGCCGTTATGGCTGGCGGGAGGTTTACGCATCCGTCGGTGTGATGAGCTGCCTGAGCTTCATGCTGCTGGCGTGGCGATTGCCGCGCGGGCTGTTCGGCGCGCCTGTCGATCTCAGCACTTGGTCTTCGCTGGCCCGCAATCGTCTAGTCGTGCTGCTGCTAATTATCACGACGCTACAGCTTTCGGGGCAGTTTGCGATTTTCACATTCATGGCGCCGCTCCTCGAGCGGCTCGCCGGGGCAGGGCACGATGCGGCAGCGTCCGTCTTCGCGATCTATGGCGTCTGCGGCTTTCTCGGCATCATGACCGCGACGCGGATCGTCGATGGCTGGGGCGCGCTCAATACGTCCATCCTGTCGACGTCGCTGGCGCTTGCGGGCATAACGGTCTGGACGCTCGGCGCAGGCCATCTGCCCGTGATGGCGCTCGGCGTCGCGATCTGGGGGCTCGGCTTCGGCGCCATCACGTCGATGCAGCAGGTCCGCTTGATCATGGCGGCACCGTCGGCCGGAGCGGCTTCGGTCTCGCTCAATACATCGATGCTCTATGTCGGCCAGGCGATTGGATCGGGCATCGGTGGCGCACTGTTCGCCGGCGGATACTTCCATGCGTCGGGGTTCGTCGCGATGGGTTTCCTGACGACGGCACTGGTGGCCATCGCGTTCAGCCGTAAAATGTCGGGACGTGTCGCTTAG
- the thrS gene encoding threonine--tRNA ligase codes for MTENEGSGFKFGLANLTPAETNNITVTFPDGAKREFAKGTTGFEIAKGISPSLAKRTVAMALDGTVSDLSDPIDADAKIDFINRDDSRALELIRHDAAHVLAEAVQTLWPGTQVTIGPVIENGFYYDFFRNEPFTPEDFGAIEKKMREIIARDKPFTKDVWDRAKTKQVFRDKGEAFKVELVDAIPGNEPIKIYYQGDWFDLCRGPHMTSVGKVGNAFKLMKVAGAYWRGDSNNPMLTRIYGTAFAKQEDLDAYLKQIEEAEKRDHRKLGRELDLFHFQEEGPGVVFWHPKGWTIFQALIAYMRRRLNGDYSEVNAPQILDKVLWETSGHWEWYRENMFAAQSAGDEAEDKRWFALKPMNCPGHVQIFKHGLKSYRDLPLRLAEFGVVHRYEPSGAMHGLMRVRGFTQDDAHVFCTEQQLAEECLKINDLILSTYSDFGFGDIVVKLSTRPEKRVGTDEMWDHAERVMATVLSVIESQSGGRIKTEISPGEGAFYGPKFEYVLRDAIGRDWQCGTTQVDFNLPERFGAFYIDADGSKKAPVMVHRAICGSMERFIGILIEHFAGNFPLWLSPVQVVVTTITSEGDEYAKVVAAAARKAGLRVEIDLRNEKINYKVREHSLAKIPALLVVGKKEAETGQVSVRRLGSDGQKVSSLEEALAALVDEATPPDVKRAKAEA; via the coding sequence ATGACTGAGAATGAAGGCTCGGGATTCAAGTTCGGCCTCGCCAACCTCACCCCCGCCGAAACCAACAACATCACCGTTACTTTCCCTGACGGCGCCAAGCGCGAATTCGCGAAGGGCACGACCGGTTTCGAGATCGCCAAGGGCATCTCGCCGTCGCTGGCCAAGCGTACCGTCGCAATGGCGCTGGACGGTACCGTCTCGGATCTCTCCGATCCGATCGACGCCGACGCCAAGATCGATTTCATCAACCGCGACGACTCCCGCGCGCTGGAGCTGATCCGGCATGACGCGGCGCATGTGCTCGCCGAAGCCGTGCAGACGCTGTGGCCGGGCACCCAGGTGACCATCGGTCCGGTGATCGAGAACGGTTTCTATTACGACTTCTTCCGCAACGAGCCATTCACGCCCGAGGACTTCGGCGCGATCGAGAAGAAAATGCGCGAGATCATCGCGCGCGACAAACCGTTCACCAAGGACGTCTGGGATCGCGCGAAGACCAAGCAGGTATTCCGCGACAAGGGCGAAGCCTTCAAGGTCGAGCTGGTCGATGCCATTCCCGGCAACGAGCCGATCAAGATCTACTACCAGGGCGACTGGTTCGATCTCTGCCGCGGCCCGCATATGACGTCGGTCGGCAAGGTCGGCAACGCCTTCAAACTGATGAAGGTGGCCGGCGCCTATTGGCGTGGCGACAGCAACAATCCGATGCTCACGCGCATCTACGGCACGGCCTTCGCCAAGCAGGAAGACCTCGACGCGTATCTGAAACAGATCGAGGAAGCGGAGAAGCGCGATCACCGTAAACTGGGCCGTGAACTCGACCTCTTCCACTTCCAGGAAGAAGGCCCGGGCGTCGTGTTCTGGCACCCCAAGGGCTGGACCATCTTCCAGGCGCTGATCGCCTATATGCGCCGCCGCCTCAATGGCGACTACAGCGAAGTCAATGCGCCGCAGATCCTCGACAAGGTCCTGTGGGAAACCTCAGGCCACTGGGAATGGTATCGCGAGAACATGTTCGCGGCGCAGTCGGCCGGCGACGAAGCCGAGGACAAGCGCTGGTTTGCGCTGAAGCCGATGAACTGCCCCGGCCACGTACAGATCTTCAAGCACGGGTTGAAGAGCTACCGCGACCTGCCGCTGCGCCTCGCCGAATTTGGCGTCGTGCATCGCTATGAGCCGTCGGGCGCCATGCACGGCTTGATGCGCGTGCGCGGCTTCACCCAGGACGACGCCCATGTGTTCTGTACCGAGCAGCAGCTCGCCGAGGAATGCCTCAAGATCAACGACCTGATCCTGTCGACCTATTCCGACTTCGGCTTCGGCGACATCGTCGTCAAGCTGTCGACGCGGCCGGAGAAGCGCGTCGGCACCGATGAGATGTGGGATCACGCCGAGCGCGTGATGGCCACCGTGCTGTCGGTGATCGAGAGCCAGTCCGGCGGCCGCATCAAGACCGAGATATCGCCTGGCGAGGGCGCGTTCTACGGACCGAAGTTCGAATATGTGCTGCGCGACGCCATCGGCCGCGACTGGCAGTGCGGCACCACGCAGGTCGACTTCAACCTGCCGGAACGTTTCGGTGCGTTCTATATCGACGCCGACGGCTCGAAGAAGGCACCGGTCATGGTGCATCGCGCGATCTGCGGTTCGATGGAGCGTTTCATCGGTATCCTGATCGAGCACTTCGCCGGCAACTTCCCGCTCTGGCTGTCGCCGGTGCAGGTGGTGGTCACCACGATCACCTCGGAAGGCGATGAATACGCCAAGGTCGTTGCTGCAGCCGCCCGAAAGGCCGGGCTGCGTGTCGAGATCGATCTGCGCAACGAAAAGATCAACTACAAGGTCCGCGAGCACTCGCTGGCCAAGATCCCTGCTCTGCTCGTGGTCGGCAAGAAGGAAGCCGAAACCGGCCAGGTCTCGGTGCGCCGTCTCGGCAGCGATGGCCAGAAGGTGAGTTCGCTCGAGGAAGCACTTGCCGCACTGGTCGATGAGGCGACACCGCCGGACGTGAAACGCGCGAAAGCGGAGGCCTGA
- a CDS encoding nitroreductase, with translation MPDIIDFLKTRRSVKPREMIGSGPSSAELETILTIGARVPDHGKLAPWRFIIFEGDARKRAGNVIATVFARKNPDAPVEDIEAQKHKLTEAPLVIGVVSIIKPHPKIPSWEQELSAGASCMNIVSAATAMGYGANWLTGWMVYDRDVLEGLRLAANEKLAGFIHIGGKPDKVIEDRPRPELKDVVTRF, from the coding sequence GTGCCTGACATCATCGACTTCCTGAAGACCCGCCGCTCCGTCAAACCGCGCGAAATGATCGGCTCCGGCCCCTCATCCGCAGAACTCGAAACCATCCTGACCATTGGGGCACGGGTGCCGGACCACGGCAAGCTGGCGCCATGGCGCTTCATCATTTTCGAGGGCGACGCCCGCAAACGCGCCGGCAACGTCATCGCCACCGTATTCGCACGGAAGAATCCCGATGCACCGGTCGAAGATATCGAGGCGCAGAAACACAAACTGACGGAAGCGCCGCTGGTGATCGGCGTGGTGAGCATCATCAAGCCGCATCCGAAGATTCCGTCATGGGAGCAGGAACTGTCCGCAGGTGCGAGCTGCATGAATATTGTATCGGCCGCCACAGCCATGGGTTATGGCGCCAACTGGCTGACCGGCTGGATGGTCTATGACCGCGACGTGCTGGAAGGCCTCCGCCTCGCCGCCAATGAAAAACTGGCCGGCTTTATCCATATTGGCGGCAAGCCTGACAAGGTGATCGAGGACCGGCCGCGGCCAGAACTCAAGGACGTCGTGACCCGGTTCTGA